Genomic window (Drosophila sulfurigaster albostrigata strain 15112-1811.04 chromosome 2R, ASM2355843v2, whole genome shotgun sequence):
gaatcataactactatagtagtttttgtatataccagcgccagctttaaaattacgcttgttattagattttttgatctgcgtgcaaacataataaatgctgtcgaaaaaattatagctctatctcttatagtctctgagatctaggtgttcatacggacagacacacagacggacatggctagatcgtctcggctgttgacgctgaataagaatatatatactttatagggtcggagatgcctccttctacctgttacatacatttcctgccggcacaaagttataatacccttctaccctatgggtagcgggtataaaaagagtagaaaatataccagattgtcactcaaatcattaaaaaagGCGACAGTTGCAACTAGTTGCGATAAGTAGATTATTTTCTACTAATGCTTGCAGTCATTagcaaattactttttttagGGAATCAATTTTGGCAATACAAGTTCATAAAATCATTAGTTGCTTAATTTCAAATCTAAAAGTCCCGCAATACGCATCATTCTCATTGTTTGCGGAATATTGCTGCAGTTGATGGCTCTAAAAGACTATTATAATGTGAgtagaaatttaattgaaaaaaaaacatttggtaATATCAATCCAAAAGGATGCCGTTGTCTTCAGATTTTCGAATGTGGTCTGTGATAGCTTCAATAAATCGTGGATTGTTGTTGAACAGTGTCGCCTGCGTGCTGTGAGTCGCAACAATATAACATTGTACTTTAACGCAACTTTACTTCATCCCGTCAATAATGTCATTATTAATGGCGCACTGTTCAAAAGGGCCAATGGCTTTAAGCCTTGACTGTATAATCAAAGTCTTGACATTTGTCGTTTCTTGAAGAAGGCACACCACCCCTTGCTTTACTTGTGTTTAAGATGTATAGCAAATTCTCCAATATGCGACACCCTTACCCCTATGAagtaagtaaaatatatacatgtatttaaatacgtaatttatttttccaatCGAATAGGTAAATTGTATATAAGTGGACTTTATCTCGATTGGAAACATTTACAACATACGATACCAACAGTCGATTAGACTTGTTCTGGTTCTTTGGCAATAAGTCTAAGtagaatacataaatatattttgctttcacaGGAGATTTGTGGAAGCTTTTCGAACTGAAGCAAGCAagaaaaattttatgaaattgttaaccgaatatatttgtgtttgtagTAATTTAGTTACTAATTTGATCGCATTAtccaatattattttttccaCTCAATTgtctttaaaaatacaaactcaaatttaaaacatttctttgCCAAATTCAATTCTTCCTTAAGAGCTTGTAGGCGTACTCAACGCATTATTACTTTAGCAGGAGCAAAATCGAAGAAGGATCTGATAGGAGATGCTCATCATGTGTGAGCTCAACGCTGAATTCATTGTGTTTGCACAAACAACAATGCATGTTGCACAAACCGCTGCTGGCATCTACCTCcacaaagcaaacattttggCAACGCTCGCATTTCGGCTCGTTTCCCAAAATTGCTCTctcaggcagcagcagcactttaAGGTGCACAAACAcccacaccgacacacacacacacacagatgcgAAAAGATTAACGGCAGAGTTCTGACTGTCAGCCAGAGTTAGCTTAATGCGTGGGAGGAAACGAGCTTGCAGTTTTGAATGGATAACACGGTGGGAGGCCAGGACAAtgacaaacaaacagcaggACACAAAATTGAAGCACAACAAAGCACGGCCCGAGGAAAAATGCTAACATTTCTTCCAAAGACATCTGCGTGGTCGTATTCTCTTTGtgagaataaatattttgaactttGAACAAATTGCGCTACTCGAATATCCAAAAAGCAGAGCTAGTTTAGTTTACATACTTTTTCAATTGACAAACTCCAATTAAATGAGGCACCAATTATTGATTGGTTGCGGTCCATCAAATATCATTTGACAATAAtagatttatgtattttgtttatattttcagCTCAACTTCACGCAATGCGCATCATCTTCCGAATTCTACTGCCTTTGCTGGCTTGTGTATTTTACAATGTGAGTACTTTTTGGTAAAGAAATAGACAACAACTTATGATTTCTATCTTTCAGGATGCTGTTACTTTCAAATTTAccaattttgtgtgtgtaaataatGCCAAGTCTGTTCTTACTGTCGAGGAATGTCGTGTACGAGCTGTAAGTCGAAacagaaatacttttaactTGAACATAACACTGCTGCATCCAGTTAACTGGGCTCGAATTGATGGACAAATCTTTAAAAAGGGTGAAAGTCTTAAGTATCAGCCTTGGCTATACTCTGCATCAATTGATGGCTGTCGTTTTGTAAAGAAAGCCTATCATCCCGTAGCCAATATTGTCTATAAGTTGTTTAAGCCATTTTCTAATCTCAATCACACTTGTCCTTTTGAGGttagtatataattattttctttcacttGATAAAGTACATCACAAtttgtattcatattttaGGGTACGATTCTGTTAAGAGGATTTTATTTGAGGTGGGACGTATTGCCAAATGCGATACCTACTGGCGAGTATATGTTAAACATGAACTGGGTCTTTTCTAATACTTCATCATTGACAAcaaattcatattatgaattcAAAGAGGATGCCTAAGATtctaaaatgcttttaatgagaacaataataaaaggAAACTGtctaaaaattaacaaatatgtatatatattgtggCAAAGACATCTACATATGTGATCGTATTCTCATTGTGCAAATATGTGTTGAGCTATTCCAATTTCCCTACTCGAATATCCAAATAGCAGTTAGTTTAGTTTACACACTTTCAAAATTAACAAAC
Coding sequences:
- the LOC133839016 gene encoding uncharacterized protein LOC133839016 — encoded protein: MRIIFRILLPLLACVFYNDAVTFKFTNFVCVNNAKSVLTVEECRVRAVSRNRNTFNLNITLLHPVNWARIDGQIFKKGESLKYQPWLYSASIDGCRFVKKAYHPVANIVYKLFKPFSNLNHTCPFEGTILLRGFYLRWDVLPNAIPTGEYMLNMNWVFSNTSSLTTNSYYEFKEDA